Proteins encoded in a region of the Aythya fuligula isolate bAytFul2 chromosome 13, bAytFul2.pri, whole genome shotgun sequence genome:
- the PDZD11 gene encoding PDZ domain-containing protein 11 has product MEARLPYDDFPVVFLPPYESPPAWVPPHERLYHPDYNNELTQFLPRTVVLKKPPGAQLGFNIRGGKASQLGIFISKVIPDSDAHRAGLQEGDQVLSVNDVDFQDIEHSKAVEILKTAREITMRVRYFPYNYQRQKERTVH; this is encoded by the exons ATGGAGGCCCGGCTGCCCTACGACGACTTCCCGGTGGTGTTCCTGCCGCCCTACGAGAGCCCCCCAGCATGGGTGCCGCCGCACGAG CGGCTCTACCACCCCGACTACAACAACGAGCTCACGCAGTTCCTGCCCCGCACCGTCGTCCTCAAGAAGCCGCCCGGGGCGCAG CTGGGCTTCAATATCCGTGGAGGGAAGGCCTCGCAGCTGGGCATCTTCATCTCCAAG GTGATCCCCGACTCGGACGCGCAccgagctgggctgcaggaaggggacCAGGTGCTGTCCGTGAACGACGTGGATTTCCAGGACATCGAGCACAGCAAG GCTGTGGAGATCCTGAAGACAGCCCGTGAAATCACCATGCGAGTGCGTTACTTCCCCTACA ATTACcagagacagaaggaaagaactGTTCACTAG
- the ARR3 gene encoding arrestin-C: MADGAKVFKKTSPNGKLSIYLGKRDFVDHVESVDSVDGVCLIDPEYLKDRKVYVTLTCAFRYGRDDLDVIGLTFRKDLYVLTTQIFPPVPDQVPKTLTPLQEKLMKKLGENAYPFTFEVATNLPCSVTLQPGPDDVGKACGVDFEVKGFCAENLEEKIHKRNSVRLVIRKIQFAPMKTGPAPKSETTRQFMMSDKPLHLEASLDREIYYHGDPINVTVNINNTTNKIVKKIKISVDQITDVVLYSLDKYTKTVCMEEINENVAANSTFSKTYSVTPTLSANREKRGLALDGKLKHEDTNLASTTILRPGMDKEVLGILVSYKVKVNLVVSRGGILGDLTSSDVGVELPVILMHPKPADDKPRSEEDIVIEEFARQRLKGERDDDEDKEEADKEES; encoded by the exons ATGGCAGATGGAGCAAA GGTGTTCAAGAAGACGAGCCCCAACGGGAAG CTCTCCATCTACCTGGGGAAGAGGGATTTCGTGGACCACGTGGAGTCCGTGGACTCTGTGG ATGGCGTCTGCCTGATCGACCCGGAGTACctgaaggacagaaaag TTTACGTGACGCTGACTTGCGCCTTCCGCTACGGCCGGGACGACCTCGACGTTATCGGGCTGACCTTCAGGAAGGACCTCTACGTCCTGACCACGCAGATCTTCCCGCCGGTGCCCGACCAGGTGCCCAAAACCCTCACCCCTCTGCAGGAGAAGCTGATGAAGAAGCTCGGCGAGAACGCGTACCCCTTCACCTTCGAG GTTGCCACCAACTTGCCCTGCTCGGTCACCCTCCAGCCGGGACCTGACGATGTGGGGAAG GCCTGCGGCGTGGACTTCGAGGTGAAAGGGTTTTGTGCTGAAAACCTGGAGGAGAAGATCCACAAGAG GAACTCGGTGCGCCTGGTCATCCGCAAGATCCAGTTTGCACCCATGAAAACGGGCCCCGCGCCCAAATCGGAGACCACCCGGCAGTTCATGATGTCTGACAAGCCCCTGCACCTCGAGGCCTCCCTGGACAGGGAG ATCTACTACCACGGAGACCCCATCAACGTGACTGTCAACATCAACAACACCACCAACAAgattgtgaagaaaattaagatcTCAG TGGATCAGATCACGGACGTGGTTCTCTACTCGCTGGATAAATACACGAAGACCGTGTGCATGGAGGAGATCAA CGAGAACGTGGCGGCCAACTCCACCTTCTCCAAAACCTACTCCGTCACCCCCACGCTCTCGGCCAACCGCGAGAAGCGAGGCCTGGCTCTGGATGGAAAGCTCAAGCACGAGGACACCAACCTGGCCTCCACCACCAT CCTGAGGCCCGGCATGGACAAGGAGGTGCTGGGGATCCTGGTGTCCTACAAAGTGAAGGTCAACCTGGTGGTGTCCCGAGGAGG CATCCTGGGGGATCTCACTTCCAG CGACGTTGGCGTTGAGCTGCCCGTCATCCTGATGCACCCGAAGCCTGCGGACG ACAAGCCAAG GAG CGAGGAGGACATCGTCATCGAGGAGTTCGCCCGGCAGCGCCTCAAGGGGGAGCGGGACGACGACGAGGACAAGGAGGAGGCGGACAAGGAGGAGAGCTGA
- the LOC116494570 gene encoding START domain-containing protein 10-like produces MERVLVPDADAFHAFQQRCQDGDWQRDCSGLAVCLEPPPPGCTVHQLKCRIDIPEVAAGTVYDVLQDGEYRRQWDTNVIASHDIARVAANANVSYYAWRCPKPLKNRDVVTLRAWQVEDGCHTIISFSVKHPKYPPRKDLVRAVALLMGYLVHPTGPSSCRLTYLAQVDPKGSLPKWVVNKVSQYLVPQMLKRLHKACVQYPAWKQQHGLNVKPWLYPEQNELPELALSALALQHAASLDDIDESGLAEAKDESGEHGGEEN; encoded by the exons ATGGAGCGGGTGCTGGTGCCCGACGCCGATGCCTTCCACGCCTTCCAGCAGCGCTGCCAGGACGGCGACTGGCAACGGGACTGCAGCGGCCTGGCCGTCTGCCTGGAGCCACCGCCACCGGGCTGCACCGTGCACCAGCTGAAG TGCCGCATCGACATCCCCGAGGTGGCGGCGGGGACGGTGTACGACGTGCTGCAGGACGGCGAGTACCGCCGCCAGTGGGACACCAACGTCATCGCCAGCCACGACATCGCCCGGGTGGCCGCCAACGCCAACGTGAGCTACTACGCCT GGCGATGCCCAAAGCCCTTAAAGAACAGGGACGTGGTGACACTGCGGGCCTGGCAGGTCGAGGATGGCTGTCACACCATCATCAGCTTCTCGGTCAAGCACCCG AAATACCCTCCGCGCAAGGACCTGGTCAGGGCGGTCGCGCTCCTCATGGGGTACCTGGTGCACCCCACcggccccagcagctgcaggctcaCCTACCTGGCACAGGTGGATCCGAAAG GGTCGCTGCCCAAGTGGGTCGTGAATAAAGTTTCGCAGTACCTGGTGCCGCAG ATGTTGAAGAGACTGCACAAGGCCTGCGTGCAGTACCCtgcctggaagcagcagcacggccTGAACGTGAAGCCCTGGCTGTACCCCGAGCAGAACGAGCTTCCCGAGCTGGCGCTGTCGGCGCTGGCGCTGCAGCACGCTGCCTCGCTGGACGACATCGACGAGAGCGGCCTGGCCGAGGCGAAGGACGAGAGCGGCGAGCACGGCGGCGAGGAGAACTGA
- the RAB41 gene encoding ras-related protein Rab-41, translating into MSGPGSGGDFGNPLRKFKLVFLGEQSVGKTSLITRFMYDSFDNTYQATIGIDFLSKTMYLEDRTVRLQLWDTAGQERFRSLIPSYIRDSTIAVVVYDITNLNSFQQTSKWIDDVRTERGSDVIIMLVGNKTDLADKRQITTEEGEQRAKELNVMFIETSAKTGYNVKQLFRRVAAALPGMDSTPEKSKEDMIDIKLEKPPEQPVTESGCSC; encoded by the exons atgTCCGGCCCCGGCAGCGGCGGCGACTTCGGGAACCCGCTGCGGAAATTCAAGCTCGTCTTCCTGGGCGAGCAGAGCG TGGGGAAGACCTCTCTGATCACCAGGTTTATGTATGACAGTTTCGACAATACTTACCAG gcaACCATCGGGATTGATTTCCTGTCCAAAACGATGTATCTCGAGGATCGCACG GTTcggctgcagctctgggacaCAGCAGGCCAGGAGCGGTTCCGCAGTCTCATTCCCAGCTACATCCGCGACTCCACTATTGCTGTGGTAGTGTATGACATTACAA ACTTGAACTCTTTCCAGCAGACCTCCAAGTGGATCGATGACGTTCGGACAGAGAGGGGCAGCGATGTCATCATCATGTTGGTGGGGAACAAAACTGACCTGGCCGACAAGAG GCAAATCACTACGGAAGAAGGTGAACAGAGAGCCAAAGAGCTGAATGTGATGTTTATCGAGACGAGTGCAAAGACTGGATACAATGTGAAACAG cttttccgTCGTGTGGCTGCTGCCTTACCCGGGATGGACAGCACAccagagaagagcaaagaagaCA TGATCGACATCAAACTAGAGAAACCTCCTGAGCAGCCAGTCACGGAGAGCGGCTGCTCCTGCTAA